The genomic segment CGGGTTCCACTTGCTCGCGCTGCTCGCCTGCATTCCGTGGCTGTTTGACTGGTCGGCGGTCGCACTCGTGCCCCTGGGTATGTACCTGTTCGGCACACTCGGAATCAACATCGGTTTCCACCGGTTGCTGACCCACCGCGGGTTCGAGTGCCCGCGGTGGCTGGAGTGCGCCCTCACGGTCCTCGGCGTGTGCTGCCGGGAGGGCACCCCGCTGAGCTGGGTGGCCATTCACCGGATGCACCACCAGCACTCGGACGATCCGACCGACCCGCACACGCCGAAGGCCAGCTTTTTCTGGAGCCACGTGGGCTGGTTCCTGGTGTACGACCCGGCCGTGTGGAGCATCAGCACGTACGACCGCTACGTGCGCGACTTGCTCCGCGACCGCTTCATTAAGAAGCTGGAGAAGCCGCGCACGCAGCAGCGAATTCTGCTCGCTCAATTCGCTGTGTTCCTGGCGCTCGGTGCGATCGTGGGAGCCCTTGTTCACGGGTCCTGGCTGGGCGCCCTCCAGATGAGCCTGAGCTGGTTGGTGTGGGGGGTGTTCGTGCGGACGGTGGTGGTGTGGCACGTCACGTGGTCGGTCAACTCGCTCACGCACATGTGGGGCTACCGCAACTACAACACCCACGACGACAGCCGGAACAATCTGTTCGTTGGCCTCGTGAGCAACGGCGAGGGCTGGCACAACAACCACCACGCTCAGCCGCGCGCGGCCGCCCACGGGCACAGGTGGTGGGAGTTCGATGTGTCGTTCATCACCATTTGGGGACTCGAAAAGCTCGGCCTGGCCTGGAACGTGGTTCGCCCCAAGCCGCGCGCGGACGTGACTCCGGTTACCGGATCGGGGGCCGAATCGCATCCGACCGAAGCGGTCGTGCCCGCGCCCGTTACGGCGCCTGTCGAAGTCGCGGTCGTGGCCGCCCCCACCGTGCCGGCCGGTCCGGGTAGTGCTGCCTAACGCCAATTGTTCGTGTCACCTCCCGGCCCGGGAGGTTAGATGCCGTTATCTTTCCCCGCGCCTGCGGTAAAACGCTGCGGGTTCCGGACGCCTCCGCCGGCCGATGCGCGAAGTGCCTCGCGTAGCATGCGGTCCTCAACGTCTCCGCGCCGGAGCCGGATTTCGAGATCGTCAAGGAGGCTCCGAAGCCTGCACCGCAGCCCCTTCCCAAAAAGCCACGATTCCGATGACGGCGGCACCTACCACCTCGGCCCCCGGTGCCGACGGTTGACGACCCGACCGGTCGCCGACTGTATGGCAAGCCGGATCTGCCTTCAGCTTCGGCCGCGAGCCCTTTATGCCGGCGGCAGAGTGAAAACCGGTTTCCCGCCGCTTCCCACGTTCTGCTTCATCTGCCTCGTCATTCGTAGAAGACGGGCGATTTCAGCCGCAACGTAACCTCATTTCTCCACAATATTTACTTCGAACGATCAGTTCACAACTAAGAATACTAAAAGAATTCTGACCCTGTTTCCGTTCAGCGGCCATTTTCTTTTGGCCGGCGGTTGCGCTTTTCGAGTGGCCGGACCGTGACGGATCACCATAACACGGCGCGAGCTGAGATCTGACCAATGGCGGTTGATCGTCCCAATGTGCCGGCGGCGGACGACGAGTTGTCCGATCGGGAACTGCTCCGGCGTTTCCAGGCGGGGCACGAGGCCGCGTTCGCCGCGATCCTGCGCCGACACGGGACAATGGTGCTGCGCGTCTGTCGGCGGGTGTTGCCTCGTCACGAGGACGCCGAGGACGCGTTCCAGGCGACGTTCCTGGTGCTGGCACGCAAGGCCGGGTCGGTGGCCTGGCACGACTCGATCGCGGCATGGCTGCACGCGGCCGCCCACCGCCTGGCCCGCGAGGCCCGACGGGGGGCGCGGCCCGGCGGCACGTCCGGGAGGCCCGCCGGCCCGCGCCGGTTGGGGGCGACGCCCTCGCCGAGTTGACGAGCCGGGAGCTCCTGGCCGTTCTGGACGAGGAGCTGGCCGGTCTGCCCGAGGAGTACCGCGGGCCGCTGGTCCTGTGCTGCATGGAGGGGATGAGCGGGGACGAGGCGGCCCGGCACCTGGGGTGCTCCGAGAGCACGCTGAAGCGGCGGCTCCGCCACGCCCGCGCGCTGCTTCAGAGCCGGCTCGAGCGGCGCGGGGTCGCGCTGTCGGCGGCCGCGTTCCTCGCCCTCCTCGCCGCGGGCACGGCGGCGGCCGGCCTCCCCGCCGGACTCGCCGCCGCAACAGCGCAAGCGGCGGCCCGGGTCCACGCCGCCGGCGCCCCGCTGTCCGCGGCGCTGGTCTCCGAACGGGCGGTGGCGCTGTCCCGGCTCCTGCTCCCAGCGGGCGCGGTAAAAGTCCCAATCGCGGTCGGGCTGCTCGCCATCGGCGGGCTGGTGGCGGCGATCGCGCTGGCCGGTCGCGACGTAACGACCGCGGGCGGTGGCCCGCCCGCGGTCGTTACGTCGCGACCGGGTGAGGCCCCCGCCGGCGCGCTCCCGGGGGGCGCACGGGGTGCCGGTGACGGTCGAAACGACCCTTCGTACCAACGGCGAGTGGGTCCGGCAGTTCGCGTTCGACGGCAACCCGAACACGTTCTTCGCGTCCACCGAGAACGCCGGCGCGGGGGACCATTTCACCCTCGTGTTCGACCGCGCCGTCGCGGTGACGGCCGTCGAGGTGCGAACGGGCACGCCCAACGAGTCCCAGGGGCTGACGTCCGGGCACCTGGAGGTGTCGGCCGACGGCACCGCCTTCGAACCGCTCGCCGCGTTCGCCGCGGGGGCGGCACGGGGCGACGCGGGGGGGCGGAGCGTGCGGGCCGTGCGGGTCCGTCCCGGCGCGCAGCCGCACCCGCTGTTGGTCCGCGAGGTAGCGATCCGCTCCGACCCGCCGCTGGCCGCGTTCCGCTACCCGGTCGAGTTCGCCGTGGACGCGGCCGACGCCCCGCACCTGGCGCCCTGGGCGGAGCGCGTCGCCCGGACCTGCGAGCGGGCGTACCCGATGATCTGCGACGAGCTCGCGGCGGACGGGTTCCGCCCCCCGAGCCGCGTCCCGTTCGTGGTCCGCCGGGACGCCCCCGCGCTCGTGGGCGCGTCCGGCAACCGGGTGATCGCCTCCGCCGGCTACTTCGAAGCGAACCCGCACGACGTGGGGGCCGTGATCCACGCCGTGTCGTTCGTCGTCCAGGCGTACAAGGGGCACGGCTCCCCGGCCTGGCTCGTTCACGGGATCG from the Frigoriglobus tundricola genome contains:
- a CDS encoding acyl-CoA desaturase — its product is MSGRPTVFDRLLWRVNFLPRDSALRFQPRIAAGIFGFHLLALLACIPWLFDWSAVALVPLGMYLFGTLGINIGFHRLLTHRGFECPRWLECALTVLGVCCREGTPLSWVAIHRMHHQHSDDPTDPHTPKASFFWSHVGWFLVYDPAVWSISTYDRYVRDLLRDRFIKKLEKPRTQQRILLAQFAVFLALGAIVGALVHGSWLGALQMSLSWLVWGVFVRTVVVWHVTWSVNSLTHMWGYRNYNTHDDSRNNLFVGLVSNGEGWHNNHHAQPRAAAHGHRWWEFDVSFITIWGLEKLGLAWNVVRPKPRADVTPVTGSGAESHPTEAVVPAPVTAPVEVAVVAAPTVPAGPGSAA
- a CDS encoding RNA polymerase sigma factor, which codes for MAVDRPNVPAADDELSDRELLRRFQAGHEAAFAAILRRHGTMVLRVCRRVLPRHEDAEDAFQATFLVLARKAGSVAWHDSIAAWLHAAAHRLAREARRGARPGGTSGRPAGPRRLGATPSPS
- a CDS encoding basic secretory protein-like protein — its product is MTVETTLRTNGEWVRQFAFDGNPNTFFASTENAGAGDHFTLVFDRAVAVTAVEVRTGTPNESQGLTSGHLEVSADGTAFEPLAAFAAGAARGDAGGRSVRAVRVRPGAQPHPLLVREVAIRSDPPLAAFRYPVEFAVDAADAPHLAPWAERVARTCERAYPMICDELAADGFRPPSRVPFVVRRDAPALVGASGNRVIASAGYFEANPHDVGAVIHAVSFVVQAYKGHGSPAWLVHGIADYVRFFKFEPGALGPPDPDTARYDGDPHETAAFLAHLVAAHDPALVRRLNAALREGRYTDDIWPALTGRSLPELGDEWRRTLRR